CGACCAAAAGATTCAAACTGTACCTCAATGGCAACAGGAAGACCAAACCATCACCCGCACCTTCAAATTTAAAAATTTTGTCGAAGCGATCGCTTTTGTCGATCAATTAGTCGAACCAGCCGAAGCAGCAGGACACCATCCAGATCTAACTATTTCCTATAATCAAGTTACTGTCTCTCTAACCTCTCATGATGCAGGAGGGCTAACCCAAAAAGATTTTGCTCTGGCTCAAACCATCTCGAATATAGCCCAATAGCAAGAGTAGAAGTCAGGCAATGCCTGACTTCTAAACT
This is a stretch of genomic DNA from Coleofasciculaceae cyanobacterium. It encodes these proteins:
- a CDS encoding 4a-hydroxytetrahydrobiopterin dehydratase, producing the protein MLSILKQPLPKTIFLAIALVWMSLSQPLNANAMPLTQTEIDQKIQTVPQWQQEDQTITRTFKFKNFVEAIAFVDQLVEPAEAAGHHPDLTISYNQVTVSLTSHDAGGLTQKDFALAQTISNIAQ